TGTTCGTTCGGGTAAGCAGGGGGATCTTCGCTGGGAGGGCACGCCCACTGCGGGAACCCCTTCCGCCCCCAAATCCCGGGCACCTGCAGCCCCGGTTCCCGTCGCCCAGCCATTCCCGGCCGGGGGCCCCGTGATCTCCGCCATACGATGGGGCAGCGACGAAGACAAGATCCGAGTGGTCCTGGACTACGAAGGCCCGCATGCGCCGGAAATACAGCAGGACGGCGGATCGGTGAAGGTTCCATTCCTCCTGGGAAAGTCCGGAGTGCCGGACCTTTCCTCTCCCCACGGCGAAGTGAAGGTGTCCTCGGTCAACTTCGGCGACCGGGTGGTCCTCGAGTTTTCCTCCTCCCTTCCCCTGAAGGAAATCATTCCCCTGGAAGGTCCCCCGCGGATCGTCATTGACTATGCCAGGGCCGGGACTCAGGCATCGGTGAAAGCCCCGCGGCCTTCAAAAACGCCCCCCCCATCCAAACCTGCGGCATCTCCTGCACCGGTCCTGGATCCCAAGCGGAATTCGGGGCCCAAAATCGTCGTCATCGACCCCGGCCATGGCGGAAAGGACCCTGGTGCGGTGGCCAACGGCATCCGGGAAAAGGACGTTAATCTCTCGGTTTCCCTCCTTCTCGCCCAGAAGCTGAAAAAGGACGGATATGACGTACGGCTGACCAGGGACAGGGATGTCTACATCACCCTCCAGCAGAGGACTGATCTGGCAAACAAATGGAATGCCGACGTATTTGTCAGCATCCATGCAAACGCCCTTCCGCCCGGCCGCCATGCCACAGGAATGGAAATTTACATCATGGCCCTCCCCACTGACAAGGATGCCATGCAGCTCGCCATCATTGAAAACAGGGAAATCGCCGAGGGCTCCAGCGGGGAATCTGCCCAGGCAGCGGACAAAAAGACCAGGATGCTGCTCAGCATTCTCGGAGATATGCAGCAGAACGCGAAAATAAACGAAAGCACCGGATTTGCCGAATGCCTCTTTAAAGAAGGTTCAGGCAGAGGCATAAAGATGCGCCGGGTTGCCCAGGCCCCCTTCTTCGTACTTCGGGGAGCGGCCATGCCTGCGGTGCTCATTGAAGCCGGTTTTCTCACGGAAAAATCCGAGGCCCGAATGCTCGGCGACAAAAAATACCAGGAAAAAATGACGGCTTCCCTGGCCGGGGGAATTGCCCAGTACCTGGTGAACAATTGACCCTGAAGGGAACTCTGACCGAGGGAGGAGAATGAAATCATGCCCCGGAAATACGACGACTATGATGACGGTTTTGAAGTACGGCGGAGAGAAGAGGAGGAAGAACCGCTGCCCTTCCGTGAAGAGCGGCGGCCGGTGAGAAGAAGGAGGGCCGAAGAATCGGAAACGAAAAAAGCCCCGCTTCTCATGCGGATCATAGCCTGGCTGGGCGTTGTGGTTTTCTGCTTCGTCGCCGGCTACGTGGGGACCTCTCTCGCCCTGAGGATGCTCGACAAAAAAGATATTCTCATGAGGAAGGACGTAGTCTCCGACCGGCAGGAAGCCCAGGGGGTCATCGAGGGAGGAAGCACTGAAATCCGGGTGAATGCCCGTAAAGTGGCCTTCTCAGTCTATTTCCCGAAGGAAGGGACCATCGTTTCCGAGAAAACCGACATCCTTTCAGGCATCATGGAAGATGACATCCGCCAGGTGTTCGGCAAGATTCTCTCCCTTGTACCGGGCGGGTTCTCACAGG
The Aminivibrio sp. DNA segment above includes these coding regions:
- a CDS encoding N-acetylmuramoyl-L-alanine amidase, giving the protein MRLRVLNLAAVFVAALVLSVLPAAGADVMDLYSGSSRTGQVAAEKRGSNIMVSARDMAGVLGLETSEKEDTLIVTAGRSKLQLVAGAAAAWLDAELVPLAASTVQEGKEWLVESRSALKLFNGLLVRSGKQGDLRWEGTPTAGTPSAPKSRAPAAPVPVAQPFPAGGPVISAIRWGSDEDKIRVVLDYEGPHAPEIQQDGGSVKVPFLLGKSGVPDLSSPHGEVKVSSVNFGDRVVLEFSSSLPLKEIIPLEGPPRIVIDYARAGTQASVKAPRPSKTPPPSKPAASPAPVLDPKRNSGPKIVVIDPGHGGKDPGAVANGIREKDVNLSVSLLLAQKLKKDGYDVRLTRDRDVYITLQQRTDLANKWNADVFVSIHANALPPGRHATGMEIYIMALPTDKDAMQLAIIENREIAEGSSGESAQAADKKTRMLLSILGDMQQNAKINESTGFAECLFKEGSGRGIKMRRVAQAPFFVLRGAAMPAVLIEAGFLTEKSEARMLGDKKYQEKMTASLAGGIAQYLVNN
- a CDS encoding GerMN domain-containing protein; translation: MPRKYDDYDDGFEVRRREEEEEPLPFREERRPVRRRRAEESETKKAPLLMRIIAWLGVVVFCFVAGYVGTSLALRMLDKKDILMRKDVVSDRQEAQGVIEGGSTEIRVNARKVAFSVYFPKEGTIVSEKTDILSGIMEDDIRQVFGKILSLVPGGFSQDMKVLNVFRSGDTLFLNLNGPFITSLSKLGAKESTLFITAVVRTITENFPPITKVRFLVNGKVPAEGAPVDLTVPWQLPK